TGAGTGCGGAGAACCAAACATTGATTAAATAAAAATGTTTCTGTGGAACACTGAACAACAACTTTTGCCTAACCCGTGTTAGCGGTTCGTACTTCTACGTTTTTCAGCGGGGCTGTCATTTCTGTTCAAGTTGCATTTTCAGTCCGAGGAGGTCAACTTCGTTCCATGATTTTGCGAATCGTCCGTTCTCCACTTTATGTATTACAATTCCTGTGACGTTAACTTTTTTTCCTGTCGCAGGAATACCCATTAAAAAACCTTTGTGTGTAGCTGTTGCCTCAAAGCGAAATGTCACATAATCGGTGTCAGCAATGAGGTGAGTGATGTTGAACTGAATGTCAGGGAAAGCGTTACGGTATTGTTCTACAA
The DNA window shown above is from Saprospiraceae bacterium and carries:
- a CDS encoding ester cyclase; translation: MDSVNQKIEANKQLVRLWILDGWNNNRNKEVVDQVFAQDWVDGNPTFPDQPKGIEGAMYFVEQYRNAFPDIQFNITHLIADTDYVTFRFEATATHKGFLMGIPATGKKVNVTGIVIHKVENGRFAKSWNEVDLLGLKMQLEQK